In Microbaculum marinisediminis, one DNA window encodes the following:
- a CDS encoding MBOAT family O-acyltransferase, whose protein sequence is MTIVFDNLMSAVAFVMAFMLGHLGAHLLRSERLVLANALLFSIAFAFIASAETAITAILMAAYAAIFVHLDSRRWVSAGVVPVTAIFIAGRIASDHGDLSLLFLPFIYIRTLGTIVWTWRFPKERFAPRDVFLSLLFFPTLPIGPIQFADRINVAALCTLPAKEDVAYGARRVLIGIAKVAWLGPAVTSQLAARFSGMDDGTVGLLFKVFALWAGLFNIYVMFSGYVDIAVGLCRFVGIESRENFNRPWMARTIQEFWQRWHMSLVWVTNNLGYHPYVRRTGHRYLGIVLAFTFIGVWHAFTWNYLLWGFGHGVALALFAWTQRNPQVRAIWARSQEYPALNLLLQGLGWFATMTYVSALSDFAAGELG, encoded by the coding sequence GTGACCATCGTATTCGACAACCTGATGTCGGCGGTGGCGTTCGTAATGGCCTTCATGCTCGGGCATCTCGGCGCACATCTCCTGCGATCCGAACGGCTGGTCCTCGCCAACGCCCTTCTGTTCTCGATCGCCTTCGCCTTCATCGCATCGGCTGAAACGGCGATAACGGCAATTCTGATGGCGGCCTACGCCGCCATCTTCGTGCATCTGGACAGCCGGCGTTGGGTATCGGCCGGCGTCGTACCGGTGACCGCGATCTTCATTGCCGGGCGGATTGCGAGCGACCACGGCGACCTCTCGCTCCTGTTCCTGCCGTTCATCTACATCAGAACCCTCGGCACCATCGTCTGGACGTGGCGCTTTCCCAAGGAGCGCTTCGCACCGCGCGATGTATTCCTCTCGCTCCTGTTCTTTCCGACCCTGCCGATCGGGCCGATCCAGTTCGCCGACCGCATCAACGTCGCGGCGCTGTGCACGCTGCCCGCGAAGGAAGATGTCGCCTACGGTGCCAGGCGCGTGCTGATCGGCATTGCCAAGGTGGCGTGGCTGGGACCGGCGGTCACGTCACAGCTTGCTGCCCGGTTCAGCGGCATGGACGACGGCACCGTCGGATTGCTGTTCAAGGTTTTCGCCCTCTGGGCCGGCCTTTTCAACATCTACGTCATGTTCTCGGGCTACGTCGACATCGCCGTCGGCCTGTGCCGCTTCGTCGGCATCGAGAGCCGGGAGAACTTCAACCGCCCCTGGATGGCGCGCACTATCCAGGAATTCTGGCAGCGCTGGCACATGAGCCTGGTCTGGGTGACCAACAATCTCGGCTACCACCCCTATGTGCGCCGGACCGGGCACCGTTACCTCGGGATCGTCCTGGCCTTCACCTTCATCGGCGTCTGGCATGCCTTTACCTGGAACTACCTGCTGTGGGGCTTTGGCCACGGTGTCGCCCTGGCACTCTTCGCGTGGACTCAGCGCAATCCGCAGGTGCGTGCTATATGGGCCCGCTCGCAGGAGTATCCGGCGCTGAACCTGCTCCTGCAGGGCCTGGGATGGTTCGCTACGATGACTTACGTTTCGGCGCTTTCCGATTTCGCCGCGGGAGAACTGGGATGA
- a CDS encoding acyl carrier protein has product MNTSAQPSDDAPFIAAIEGIVSTVTGRSDVKLAGDTDLIDDGILDSLDWSVFLLDLEKHYDIKIPDETAEEQGLQTVGKLVSFIRSAL; this is encoded by the coding sequence ATGAACACATCGGCACAGCCATCGGATGACGCGCCCTTCATCGCAGCGATTGAAGGAATCGTCTCTACCGTAACCGGCCGATCCGACGTGAAGCTCGCCGGCGATACCGACCTGATCGACGACGGAATCCTGGACTCACTGGATTGGTCGGTGTTTCTGCTCGACCTCGAAAAGCACTACGACATCAAGATCCCCGACGAAACCGCCGAGGAGCAGGGTTTGCAGACCGTCGGCAAACTCGTCAGCTTCATTCGCAGCGCGCTGTGA